Part of the Antechinus flavipes isolate AdamAnt ecotype Samford, QLD, Australia chromosome 2, AdamAnt_v2, whole genome shotgun sequence genome is shown below.
CAAAGGTTACCAATAATTTAGCTACATTGAATAAATAACTTTTTCCCCTGTGTTATAgggttttagaactggaaaggcaTCATAAAATCAACCAAACTTCctagttttacaaatgagaaaactaagatctaTAAAGTAAATGTCATTTGTCAAAGATGACACAATAAGTAAGAGACAGAACTGGGACTATATCCAGGACTAGACAATTTCATTCTCTATTACTCTATTCATACCTTTTGTGTAAATATATCTTTCCTccatctatatttttctttgttctcaaaaggaaaaacatattttttccttttttgtaatgtAGGAACTAATTCTCCACAGTCTTCACAGCTTCAATGAATGGGAAAGACTCTCGAGAAGACCCAATTTAAGGCCATATTCTAAACCTTATATCACtacaataaaaattgaaattctatTTATTATACCATTATTCCATTGATAAGAGATATTTCCCATGTTAAAAGTCAGGCCTTCAAAGCCTATTTTCAGCCAAACtggatttcattttgaaaattttaaatgtatcgATGTCTAGTCATTTGAAGATATATTACACATCAAAGTTCTGGAATTgaagtgatttttcccttttcttccatgATGAGGCAATTAAAGTAAAACAGCAATCAATTCAGAATTGTATTCTTAAGGGCAATAAGacagatttcatttttatacatctttgtTTCAGTAACCACTCTTATGATTATAGTTATTATTGAAATGTCtactgatgattctcaaaataatataGTGTCATGGAAAGAGTCAGATCCTACTTCTGACACTTAGGAACTATGTGATCATGGGTAAATTTGTTTAACTTAATTCAAATCTGGTAACAATTCagatttgttcagctattttgcCAAAAATAATCAACAGTCTGCTCTATcagataagattttaaaataatttaaattcagatttaagTACAGAAAGCCTTATGAAAATCATGATCCTAAATAAatgtagttaaattttcatggtATCCtattcaaaggatatatacaagaTGGGACCTCAAAGCTGGCATTGGCTTTCCTAAAACATTCTATTTGGTTTCAAGCCAGTAAATACAATATGAATCTAGAGATTTCTGTAATATAAAGTCAGAGAACCATGGCACTTATAGGGACACTCAAGATCATCTAGTCTGAgcccctcactttacaaatgagtgAGCTTAGGTCCCAAACGATCAATTGATTTGTCCAAGACCATACAATCAATTAATTGTAAAGCTGACTTAAGAATCCAGACTTTCTGATATCCAGTTCAATGCTACTCTTACTATatataatgactttttaaaatatgacagtctcataataaacaacaacaataacaacacaagGCCGTGTTAGCATCTTCATTGACAAAAGACCTGATTGCAACTCTATGTTATTCATTTGCTTAATATTAAGAAACATATAgagttttgctcagcatcactcATTCATCTACTTATCATCATCATGACAATCTGGATGTTTGCTTTTCCCCCTCTACTTGATAAGTCTCTCTGAAAGAATTACTTTCTAATTCCATTGACTTATCATTCTACAAGCTGCATCAGAACTTGgcaagattaaatgaaataaagaatcaaTAAGACGTTACCCCCAAATTTAAAAGGTCTCATTTGAAAAGTAgccacacacacaaagaaatataACATAAATCTCCAAAACCCAAGGGTCAAAAACATCCAGCTAACATATATTTATTCTGTGAACagtaacataataaataaaagatgaactCATATGACCTGTACAAAAGACAAGGAGATATTGCACCAAGTTTAGATATgggatatttaaatttaatattagcTAAACAGATGATCTACAAGTATATACAATTTGAGGAGTTAAGGCAAAACCAGATGATACCTAGAACACAACTGAAGGTTTGaaaaatagacataattaaaaacAAGGCGATCTCATCTCCTGCTAATAAAGTGGTTGTGTCTAAGGAAAAAATCCCTTAGGTTTTTAATAAAGTGGTTATTATCAATCACGTTAATTAAAGTTGAACAATAAAGTATATAATTTCCTGCAGAGGAGCATAATTTTGCCAAGGTTTGTGAATTGATCACTCAGAACATGGGTAAGcaacatttttcccctttgtcaGACTTATGATCTATTCTTACTATTAGAAAATATAACTTGGAAAATATGAATCTTTCATGTATACAATTAAAATACAACTATGATGCATCCCCTTTCCCCTTTAGGGCTGCCATGTTTGTGATTACTGATTTAGGGTACATTGATGGGTCAGCCATCCAATACTCTACATGTAGAGAAGACACAAAACCAGTCATTGAATAACAATTGCCAGTTATCTCAGGAGAACAAAACaaagtttggaaaaaaataaaaacaaataaaatcaatatctCAATAAACAGTTCTTTGGCAGCAAGACACAAATTCTTGATTGAAGTTGGAATGCAAATTGTCCTAATTTATAGACCTGGTTGCCAGTCCTTTTAAAACCATGAAATTCCACACCTCCAATGACTCTGGTATGTCCAGTCAATGAAATTCTGAATAAATCTTGCAAGCAGCTTCTGACTGTAACCATTAAGCATTGATATGGATTGTCTGCTTAACATCTCAGTCCAAATAGACTTAAACACAAAAATTCTGTGAAACTTCATAGTGGTTCAGATAAGCCCAGGAGCCTTAAAGAGAATCCATATTCACCCATGAGAAACCAATAAGAAACATCAATCCAATGACGATAAAATGATCTTCAAATAACAGAGGGAATTGGCTGCTCCACACCTGGATGGATGTCACAGAGAAATCAGACTTTATAGGGGGAATACCAGAAAGCCAGAAAACGTAGAATACTGCCATCCTCCAACCAGATTACCTTTCTCCAGTTTCAGGTAAACCTTATCCTCTTTATCTAGGTAAAGTAGGACTCCATTAGTAGCAGCTTCACGTGTAACATCCTTGTCTCCAGCGAATGCAGAAATTACTGGTTTTCCATTTAGCATCAGATTAACCTACAAGAAGAAAATCACTGAAAAGCTCTAATTAAAGGAAAACTATCTACTGGGGATTATAAATGACATTGAGGGGATGAAGGATTGGGCAAAAGATCTAATGTTCAAAAAACACATCACTTTCCTTTCAAATTAAGGCACTTTATTTACTGGACTAAGGTTGTTTGCCAAGTTCATGTTTTATTCCTCTGCAAGGAATTTTCTTGAAAACCAAAAGACAAATAGCATCTATCTAGAGCAGGCTAGTTACATGAATTAGGGCCTTACTATAATACCTTCATTAGAGATTGACCACTTCTGCTCAACCCCAATTTTTTAACAATAAAGAAATCATATGGCTTTTTAGTATGTTACTGAAAAGGAACCACCCTAGTGACTTGATTAACCTAACTACTGTAAGAATCTATCAAAACATTCACAAATTAAGGCAGAGCAGTGATATGCTtagctttgaaaaaaattttttgtggAGATATACAAAATACAATTCCTCTCAATCCCATTTTACTCTCTTCTAGACTGTAccaatttaaaagtatttgtattgattaataataattagtgATTATAGAAACTACTGTAAATTTTAATGACTGGCATGCAGAAAATGATTAACTTCAGATTTTGTATCAGTCTTCTCCTTCTACTATATTTCCATAATGCATCAAGCCCTCCTATCTAAGTAAAACCTAAAATTGTGAACCATAGGGAATTTGCTGCTTTCAAGCTCTGGAAGACTGAACCTTTACCCAGTACTCATTGTCCTAAAGGAAAGAGtacattaaagaaagaaaatttagagcaCAGACAGAAGGTTTAGCTTAGAACTGTAAGTTGCTCTTTCATCATCATAAacacattatataatataaatctaaGGAATTTAGACATGGTTTATTATGAAGACATATAAGTAAAGAAAAACCTTAGcccaaaaaaagtgaattttgtgATTTAGGTATTTGCATGCATGCAAGCATGACTGAAATTTTGTGGCTCTTAGCTTTaaagacaatgatttttttttccttattacaataaaaaaaaataaagtttctacAGGTTAATCAGAATGGCCTGACTTCCCAAGATTCCCTAGTAGTAAAATGACTAAAGATAAACTATATATGAGACAATTAAATTTCTTGAATATACCCTAAaagtttatttcattcttcatgtgTTTCAAAGATTTAATTACTAGAAATTAATGGAAATATTGTTCAAGTGGtataatatattaaaagtttATAAATCTTATTATTCCATATAATATTAGCTATTCctttattactattactataatttttgcttattttatcttGAACAAATCTGTAAGTCAAAAAATTGTCTCATTTCAAGTTCAacgattttttaaatgaactcatttttaaattaactaatttaaaataaactaatttttaaaatgaactaagGTGACatcaatttaacatataaaatgttttctattgGGATTAACTCTTATCAAATGTGGCTAAACCATCTCTCTTAAGAGTTATGATTTGAATAACTTTTTATACTATGTCCATCATCAAATGTTCTCATTCAGTGacaaaaggatcttaaaatctagatattatttctaaataattataaaactgatcggtttatttgaaaaaacaaaagagttcATTTTGGTTTCcatattttcatcataatttaGAACCAAGATCATTTATAAATAAGTCCAACTGTTTGGGTGGTTGTTTGAAGGgagaatttttattaaaaaaaaaaaaaacatacctgaATTGTTTGACTCTGATAGACTTTGATAACATGAAAACTGAAACTGTAAATTCCTTTCCTTGGTGCTACAAAGACAGACTCCAATGTGAAAAAATTGCCCACATTTACTAGGATctagaaacaaaaatacaatagtaATTAATATaagcattctctctttcagcccacatatacaaaaaaagcCAAAGGTGGGGAATAAGGTGCAGAGGATCATTGACTAGTTACTATGGCCTCTAAAATATCCAGCTGCATTTGTGAAATTTATTGTCATTTAAGTGACTTAGTAAATGTACTCCTTTGTAGAAATGCCACTCTGCTTTAAAAATggcataggaaaaaaatgtaactgCAATACAGAATCAGCTCAAGTTTCAAAAATGTTCATTGGCTTAGAAATACCTATGGAACATGTGAGGGTTTACTTATATTAGCTTTAACTTGTAAGTCGGATATAAAGCAATTGCTATACATTTACATCACCACCCCCTAAAAGTCATTGATATGTCCAAAAGTGACGTTCCCGAGCTCACCAATCAGCAACCATGGAATCTCTGCAATCATCCCTGAAAACATTTTAGAGATGTGGGCATTTTTTGGTGACATAATTCATGACACTGGTTAGCTGGCACATGAAATTATCAGAATGACTTGATCACCTAAAAGAATCTACCTAAGCTCAGTCTAGCTGCCTTGTCTATTTGTCATTTCTATGGCATACAAATCTGATATTTTAGTAAAGGCTTATACTTCAGAAGATGCCAAGGAATGATAGGTAGAAGATAACTTAAGAAATAAGTAATGGTCATGGTTTTTTATCACTGATGTAGCTATCTAATTATTGTTCAAAGTTCAAAGGTCATTTCATAAGAAATATATTGCCCAAAGATAAAGCAAGCTAACTTCATTTCATAAATTGAAGTAGCATTTTATTGGTTATCAAAGCAGTCAATAACAGTAGAGTTCAATAAGTGCATCATTaatctaaatatataatacacacatataaattttgCTTGATTCTAAGGTTAGAATGTTTGAATTTgagtgtatgtttgtgtgtgtgtttaatagccagaatttcttcattcttcttaaagatacaaattcaaaaaaaaaaaattcttcctgtaAAGCTACCTTTCTCACATACCGAACTCATACtcctaatatttcttttaacacacactttaaaatattctctttacCAGTATAACCATATATATCCAGTGTAATCTTCTGCAAATTGGCCAAGCATTGTACTAGTATAGATCATTCACACACCAATAATACAGTGATGGCTGCCCAGCTGAACAAATTCCGTACAGCTTATCCCAATATGCTATTTTAATTTAGCCTAAGATTCTACCATCTCTCAGATACATACTCAGACTGCTTTCCTCTGACTTTCATGATCAGTGGACTTTAGAGATAAAATCACTGGCTGTGTTAATCATACTAAACAGAGGGTTGTTGGAGATTTTTTTGgagtacatttaaaataatttgaagtgCTTAGTTGCATCTTTGTGATTTTAGTGCAAGTCGCACAACTCATTAGCGATAATGGAAATTGCTGATTAGTGTTGACTACACAGAACGGCTGATGTTGACTCTACATTATAATTAGAACATTTATCTTAACTATATTTATAACTGAATGTAGCTTGTTGTCGCCAAGATCTATCACTCTCTGCATAGAAGAAAAAACCTTTCCTCTTCTAATTGACAGAAAGGTCACTGGAAAGGAACAGGAGGTACTGAAGATGTTTCAAATGGCCACAGCTTTCTAACActaattaattcattttgaaatcaagaattgttttttttccctttattacctTGAGGTTGGAAAAATATTGCACCCAAATCCAAAGGGTCACTtgaaatataaaaactatatttgttcatttttaactTCCTTCTTCTCACCCTTCACAACCACCCACCCCAGAGTTGGTATGGAAAAAGGGGGGAGATTCTGTGTTTGCTATCAGATGTCAAGTGTTTTTCTTATAAGGAATTAAATAATTCATACAAACGACACCATACAACTTTGCCTATCTAAACACTCCTGACCAGATAAATGgccatatatgtacatatatgtatataaacatacatatatgcataaatatatatatacttatatttgtatatatttctttccacATAAAGGTGACAGACCAGTTGGtcaggttatggaatattaatgtgttCAATGCTATTTGAGTTAGCAGCcaaagtcttttctcttttttttcctcctactgCTGAAGCAGAGATGAAGTCTCTGGGAGTTTCCTCGGATCACAAACCCACAGGGACAGTCAACCAGGCTAAATACCAGCCGATGGTTGCCCTAGTCCCAGAAAGCCCCTCTCTTTCCCACAATTTGCAAGATTGGAGGCTCTGTGATGGTTTTGCCTTAGCAGACAGAGGATGGAAGAATTTGCTTCCCTCTGTGTTTCCCAGGGGACCTCACTAAATTTGCtggcttccttttcttcttttccacaaCTTTTTACTAAGTGCTAGAAAAGGGACCAAGTTCTACTTGAGCTGCAGCAGCAAGAGAACTTAGAACACAGGTATTGTTTGtcataaagaaaaggaagtgggagggagagagtcTGGAGGTCTATAGGAAACCCTGCTAAGCAAAGGGAGCCTAGGGTGCAACTTCTTTGAGAAGCAGGTCAGTTGAATATTTCTAAAGCTTTATAGAAGGTGCAAGAACAGAGAAATCATGAcacttaaaaatcaaagaagtgagggagagggagagggagaaatgtgGATTTCCGGAAGACAAGAGCAAAGTCCCCTGGACTGAAAGCCCTCTCAGCTTCCATGACCTGTTGCCACCAAACTCCTCCTAAGACCTCTTATTTTTGCCCTTTTCTCTACCGCTGGCAAAAACCTGCCTTCTGGGAGAAACCAGGAAGGAACAGGTGGAGCTTGCCGGGAGGCTCCTGACACAAGACGCCATCCCAAGGAACAGGGTCGGGGATCCTCTCCCCTGATCCTAAACCATTTTCCCTGTTGTCCCTTCCTAGTAGATTTGGCATGACCTGGCTCAGATTTAGGCAGCTATGGTGGCGTCAAACTGCCTGAAGATCCCCGCCCTGGACCCAGATCTGACCTGATCGAAGTAAATAATGCGTGTCTTGTTGCTCATCTCCGATGGCTCATGGTTGGTGCTCCTCACGGCAGAGAAGGCAACCTTGGAGTTAGCTGCCCGGACTGAGATCCCCAGGGGAGACGAGGAAGAGCCCTTGGCGTCTGTAGCTGGATTGGAGTCGCATACCACCAAACACTTGCCCTCCAGGACTATGGGCTCAGTGTCGTTCTGCGCCCACACGGGCAGCCCGGGCAGAGTCAGGGCTAGAAGAACGGTTGGGACCATGGACAGCGCCTGGCTCCCGGAGCCCATCCTGAGCGACCTCGGCTGCAGCCGGCAGGCGCTCCCCAGTGTTAGCTCACTACCTTCCCGGACCCGGGAGCTCTTAAACCAACCAAAAGCAAGAGCAGGAGCGGGTGCAGGAGCGGGAGCCGGAACAGCGGtggcagtagcagcagcagcagcagcagtagcagcagcagtagcagtagcagcgtAGCACACACTTCCACCAATTCTGTGGTTTAAAGTCAAAGTCTTCCCTCTAGCTCTCTCGCTCCCTCTGTTACCTTTGTCCTTTAAGGAGCTCATGCAGAACCCCTACcccaccctcctcccccaaatattCAACCCTTTCTGGTTCCCCCGCACCCACCCTTTTCCCTCGGCATCCAAAATGTCTCCCCCGAAAAATATTCTCACCCCAAACCCAAAAAACCCAAGGTGTATTATTGATGATGAAAGAAGACGTGAGAAAGAGAAAtcaggaagaaacaaaaacagaatctCCCATCATTTCTTCTATCAGATGCTCCTGGCTGGCCCTGTTGAAATCTGACTGCAGCGAGATAGGGTTCTACAGAGATGGGAACTGCCCCCTCGTCTATCCAGATCCTGAGTCTGATATCATGGCCAGGGCGTTCGCAATTCCTAGTTGCTCCTCGCCACAAATTCCCCAAAGCCTTATGTCATACCAACACAGCCCAACTACCGGCTCCCGAGAAGACAGAGCCAGCGAGTGGATTACTGTAGGACATGCTCTTGGGatgcaggggtgtgtgtgtgtgtgtgtgtgtgtgtgtgtgtgtgtgtgtgtgtgtgtgtttctctttctcctttaatgCCTTGGCACAACTTTCTGTCCACCTGGCACTAGGAAAAGAGTTGCAGAAACATGCATATACACTCGTTATTTATAGGAGGGCATGTGTTTGAGTTTGCTTACTGATAATCAGGTGTCAGCTTCAGAAAAACTGAACAAGCTTGGACCCACGATCTGTAATTAACTTGAACTTAAAGTACCAACATCAAATATGACTTGATAGGATATCTTTGTGAACTTAAGGACCCCTATCTCCATTTTTTGAGCAATCAGTCctggtctgtgtgtgtgtgtgtgtgtgtatgtgtgtgtgtagacgcACTTTTGCCTGCGTGTACAGCTTCCTATAATCCTatactttcccccaaaaaaaacagaTCCGGCCGCAAAAAGCCCTCGCcccttccttttaattttctgcAGCTGGCAAACGTAACTGgtgctccccatctcccctcccTAAAAGGTGACTCCATTGTGCGCAGGAATTGGGGATTGCCCTAGAAGTACATCCCTGACAACTCCTTCCTATAAAGATGAATACGGCTCGGCTCCAGTTGAACCACGCTGCCCAGTAGTGGCCCAGAAGGGGAACGCCCAGCACTGGAACGGCGTCCGATGTAAGCGTCGGTCCCGGGAATCCCTTCTGACAGGCACGCCAAGGCTGCAGAAGTCCAAAAGGCTCCTTGCAGGGTCAGAGACATTGACTCCAAGCAGTCAATTATCCCTAAGGAAGATGCCCTTCGTTTGAGTCAGTTCGAGGAAGCACTACTCTGGCACTCATCccaagggaagagggagaaaacagGGAATTAGTTTAGTTTTATTAGCAAAGTAAAGgttcctggttttgtttgttcgAGATTTTCCCATTGAGTAAAAGCAAGAGACAGTATTCCTTTTCTAACAGATTACCTAGGTTCTCCTttaacacacaaacacacacacacaccccaccaccatcaccaccaccaccaccatcaccatttATATTAAAGCTCCACTACCTAGGCACTTTTCCCTATCTTCAACTAGCCTTGAATAAAACTGATGTAACTCTCTTCAATTACCCCAACCATCTTCTCTAGATCTGTTCCCTCACTTCCCCTCTGGGAGGTTTTGTAGAATCAGATAGTAGGAATTTAgatttcatcattttacagatgagaaaatgaagatagAATAAGAAACAAGATATATGTCATACAAATAGGTAGTGAGGACAGTTTGGAGTCTAATTAGTGTTTTAACGTCTGATGCCTGATTCTTTGTCCTATAGACAAACACTCTTCTGGGACTTCACCCTCTCTTCTTCATGCCCGACTTGACTAAGCTGCCTGCTTTGTATAGGGAGGGATGAGAAATTCATTTACATTAAGATATAAATGAGTAATAGTTGataattcaatccaattcagttcatttaagcaattatttattaaacagctaCTAAACGTAAAGCACTTTACCAAAGagcttctatgaatatttttatctaaatagtttttgttttgcaacatagctaatatggaagtATATTTTTTCATGGTATCACAGatacaaattgctttccttctcaaaaaaGGGTGAGATGTAAAAAAGAACTtgaaactcaacattttaaaaaatgatagttaaaaattacatgtaattaagaaatatttactgaaataagtaaaaaaaaaacttcaaaaagaaaaattcagagagtgagaaaatattttcagCTGAGAAAGAGCCAAAAAAAGAT
Proteins encoded:
- the CBLN4 gene encoding cerebellin-4 — encoded protein: MSSLKDKGNRGSERARGKTLTLNHRIGGSVCYAATATAAATAAAAAATATAVPAPAPAPAPALAFGWFKSSRVREGSELTLGSACRLQPRSLRMGSGSQALSMVPTVLLALTLPGLPVWAQNDTEPIVLEGKCLVVCDSNPATDAKGSSSSPLGISVRAANSKVAFSAVRSTNHEPSEMSNKTRIIYFDQILVNVGNFFTLESVFVAPRKGIYSFSFHVIKVYQSQTIQVNLMLNGKPVISAFAGDKDVTREAATNGVLLYLDKEDKVYLKLEKGNLVGGWQYSTFSGFLVFPL